The sequence AACTTTATTATCCATAAAAGTAGCAATGATTATAACAAACCTGGACAGTATCGGCGTTTTTATCTTGTTTATCGGAGGGTTTTACAAAACGGCTACGCATTTTTTAGCATACTCCCTTGCTATAACCTGGCTGTTTAAGAAGAAGAATCCAAAACTTGTAATTATCATTAGTGGTTTGATATTTCCGATATATACCAGAATTCACTTTAATAGTCTGGATGATCAAAGGTGGAAAGGAATGGAAGGGGGAGGATATGTTATTTTGATTTATGCAGTACTTCCACTCCTCATCTTACTCATTGCTGTACTGAAGAAAAAAATATTGCAACGAAAGGGTGAGAATTAATGTTTGATTTTTCTGTATTAAGAGCCGATCCTTTATTAGCTATAATAGCTATAGGTGGTGGGATTTATTTTTTTATTTTGTTGTTAGTGATTATTTTTTACTTCATTCGATTCTTAATAAAAAAATAGGTCAGTTATTCCTTTGCTTCCAATGAACCTTGAAGTAAACCTGTATTTTTTATATCCACAGTGAGATTTACTTCATATGGAATGTTTGAAAACGTATCTGGCCAGTTATCCTTCACTGTATTCCAAACTTTTGGGTCTGTTTTATATAGTGTTTCGCCAAAGCCAAAAATGTCGGTTTGGAAATCTTTTTGCGCTTTGTCAATTAAAGCATGGACTTGGTTTGTTAAAAACTCCTCAGATTTTTTTTCCACTTTTTTTAAATATTCATGGTATTGTTTTCTGCTTTTAAAGTTGTAGGATAATTGATCTCCTGATATCTCTACAATGTGACGAATCGTGATATCAAAGGATTCTAGACGGTCATTATTAAGACTTGGTTTGATTTTCGAACGGCTATCATTCATCAGTAATGTAACATATTCAGCATTATCTTCATTATGCAGTGGTATCGAAATGGCTCCTCTCGTTTTAATTTCATCGTCTGCTTGGATCCAATTATATACTGCAGTTTCTCCTTCATTGATAAAGCCTATTAAAGCATCTTTCTTAAAGACCGCTCCACCCTCAAGAACTGTCTTTTCCCCTAACTTCTCATCTTTTTCCGTAAAGATTGATCCAACTACAGGATTGGTACCTGCCTGAAGTGCTTCCTTAAAAAAACTAAGCAACGTGGTACTTATGGCATAATAATTAGAAGTATGGAACTGGCCGTTTAGAAAATTTGCCGGAACACGTGAAATACCGTGCTCTCTATTCTCTAGTATCGATCTAGCTTCTTGTTCTTTCGTTATAGCAAGCCAGGCATGAGATCGAATTTCCTTTCTGCGATGAAAGGTTTCGACAATAGGAAGTAATCCTTCTTCTGCTACTTTGTCACTAATAATAACTAATTTATTGTGATCGTAAAAACCATTACGGTCAATGACACGATTAGCCTTTCGCATTAGCTGTGCTAAATTTTCGCCAGTTACGGAGACCATTAAAAAAGGCTCGTCGGGTGTCGGGGTTTGGGTGCTCTGTGCAGCAGGTCGTAAAAATTGTAAGGTAAGAATATATTCTTTATTATTATCAGCTTTATCAATAGCAATAGCACCGACAATTCCAATATCTGTTAATTCTTGTCGATCCCAACATCCCACTAACAAGAAAAGTGCTAATAATATGATAGTTTTTTTCAAAATTGTCAGTCCTTCTTGTTGATTTTAGGAGGTATGAGTTTCCAAGCAGATTATTGTCGTTTAGACCTTTTCCAAGTTATAGTTCGAGGTCTGAATTTTAAAGACCTTAATGGCATCCTGATAAAGGAGTCTTTCCATTCGCTGAAAAATATTGGTCCAAACGGTGCCAAAAAAGGAGAACCAAATGAACGTAATGAACATAGATGACCAATAACCACAAGGAGTCCCATTAATAAACCATAAAAACCTAGTGTTCCTGCTAGTACAAGTAGAAAGAATCTAATAATGATAATCGCATCGTTTATAGCGGAAACAACAAACCCGGTGATAGCTGTAAGTGCTACAACAATAACCATTGGGGCGCTTATAAGTCCTGCCTGAACCGTCGCTTCGCCAATTACCAATGCACCGACAATGCTGATAGCTGAACCGATTGGCCGAGGCATTCGCACCCCTGCTTCTCTTAATATTTCAAATATAACAATCATCATAATCGCTTCTAAGAAGACGGGGAATGGAACCTTTTCCTCAGCAGCGGCCATTGTTACAAGTAAAAAAGCAGGTACCATTTCATGATGGTAGGTGGCAATGGCAACAAAGAATGCCGGTGTAATTAAGGTTAAAAAAAATGCCCCAAGTCTAAATAAACGCATGACCGACACTAGAAAAGGGCGTGAATAATAGTCTTCGGGAACCTGAAATACTTCAATCAGTAAATGAGGAACAGTTAAAACGAAAGGTGTTCCATTACAAAATATTGCAACTCGGCCTTCTAATATTTTTCCAGCAACTTTATCTGATTTCTCACTATTTCCAATTGTGGGGAAAATAGAGTATGGATGATCTTCAATAAATTGCTCGATATATCCAGATTCCAATATAGTGTCTGTATCAATTTCGTTTAATCTTTTTTTTACTTCTTCTACTACCTTAGGATTAGCAATTCCTGAAATATATCCGATTCTGATCTTTGTTTGCGTTTGTTTCCCTATTGTCATTTCTTCAAAGGTTAAATTAGGATTATTTATTTTTCTTCTGATTAATGAAGTATTAACATTTAATACTTCATTAAATCCTTCTCTAGATCCCCTTACTGTTGATTCAGTATCAGGTTCTTCAACTTTTCTTGCTGCAAAACCTTCTGTTGAAATTAGTAGAGCAGCATTTTCTCCATTGATGAATAAGGCAGTTTTTCCTGATAATATACCACTGATTGCATTGTCGAGACTCGCAACTTCTGTCACGCTTGTTGAGGTTAGGATTTGATTTTTGATGTGCGGATAGATCGCATCAGATGTCATTTGATCTATTCTTTCTGATGAACTGGCACTCAATAAAGGTTCTAAAATAAAAGAATTAATGTCATCTTTATTAACTAACCCTTCTGTATAACAAATCAAACAATGAATTGGGTTCTGATCACCGATAGCAAACTCTCGGTATTTAATATCTATACTGTTAAATAACAGTTTATTTAATTCTGCTTTATTCTCATTTGTTTTGTTTTTGATAGGAGAACCATTTTTATTTTGATTATTTCTATTAGAAGCGTCATTTCTTTTTTGACGAAAAGCTTGGCGAACTCTATTTAGCATTCATAATACCCCGTTTACAAAACTTTTTATTTTAGAGTTTGTAAAAATGACAATAACATACACCAAAGATAATAATTTCATTCGCAATTTCACTAAATAAGCATTTTAATTAATATCAATTTTATCCTTGACGTTTTTTTGAATTGCCTATATACTACAAAGCGTAATGAT is a genomic window of Gracilibacillus salinarum containing:
- a CDS encoding Ger(x)C family spore germination protein — its product is MKKTIILLALFLLVGCWDRQELTDIGIVGAIAIDKADNNKEYILTLQFLRPAAQSTQTPTPDEPFLMVSVTGENLAQLMRKANRVIDRNGFYDHNKLVIISDKVAEEGLLPIVETFHRRKEIRSHAWLAITKEQEARSILENREHGISRVPANFLNGQFHTSNYYAISTTLLSFFKEALQAGTNPVVGSIFTEKDEKLGEKTVLEGGAVFKKDALIGFINEGETAVYNWIQADDEIKTRGAISIPLHNEDNAEYVTLLMNDSRSKIKPSLNNDRLESFDITIRHIVEISGDQLSYNFKSRKQYHEYLKKVEKKSEEFLTNQVHALIDKAQKDFQTDIFGFGETLYKTDPKVWNTVKDNWPDTFSNIPYEVNLTVDIKNTGLLQGSLEAKE
- a CDS encoding spore germination protein gives rise to the protein MLNRVRQAFRQKRNDASNRNNQNKNGSPIKNKTNENKAELNKLLFNSIDIKYREFAIGDQNPIHCLICYTEGLVNKDDINSFILEPLLSASSSERIDQMTSDAIYPHIKNQILTSTSVTEVASLDNAISGILSGKTALFINGENAALLISTEGFAARKVEEPDTESTVRGSREGFNEVLNVNTSLIRRKINNPNLTFEEMTIGKQTQTKIRIGYISGIANPKVVEEVKKRLNEIDTDTILESGYIEQFIEDHPYSIFPTIGNSEKSDKVAGKILEGRVAIFCNGTPFVLTVPHLLIEVFQVPEDYYSRPFLVSVMRLFRLGAFFLTLITPAFFVAIATYHHEMVPAFLLVTMAAAEEKVPFPVFLEAIMMIVIFEILREAGVRMPRPIGSAISIVGALVIGEATVQAGLISAPMVIVVALTAITGFVVSAINDAIIIIRFFLLVLAGTLGFYGLLMGLLVVIGHLCSLRSFGSPFLAPFGPIFFSEWKDSFIRMPLRSLKFRPRTITWKRSKRQ